Proteins from a single region of Mumia flava:
- a CDS encoding response regulator, translating to MVRVMVVDDHPLWREGVARDLDEAGFEVVATAADGTEAVNRALATRPDVLLLDLNIPAPDGVEVTATLAQRAQETNVLVLSASGEQQDVLDAVKAGACGYLVKSASRETLLDAVQSVSRGESVFTPGLAGLVLGEYRRLSEAPPADEPDAPKLTERETEVLRLVAKGLTYKQIADRLVLSHRTVQNHVQNTLRKLQLHNRVELVRYAIERGLDE from the coding sequence ATGGTGCGCGTGATGGTCGTCGACGACCACCCGCTGTGGCGGGAAGGGGTCGCACGGGACCTGGACGAGGCCGGCTTCGAGGTGGTCGCCACGGCGGCCGACGGTACGGAGGCGGTGAACCGCGCGCTCGCGACGCGGCCCGACGTGCTGCTCCTCGACCTGAACATCCCGGCGCCGGACGGCGTCGAGGTCACCGCGACGCTGGCCCAGCGGGCCCAGGAGACCAACGTGCTGGTCCTGAGCGCGTCGGGCGAGCAGCAGGACGTCCTGGACGCGGTCAAGGCCGGCGCCTGCGGCTACCTCGTGAAGTCGGCGTCGCGGGAGACCCTCCTGGACGCGGTTCAGTCGGTCTCGCGCGGCGAGTCGGTCTTCACCCCGGGCCTGGCCGGACTGGTCCTCGGCGAGTACCGCCGCCTGTCGGAGGCTCCGCCGGCCGACGAGCCGGACGCCCCGAAGCTGACCGAGCGCGAGACCGAGGTGCTGCGTCTGGTCGCCAAGGGCCTGACCTACAAGCAGATCGCGGACCGGCTGGTGCTGAGCCACCGGACGGTGCAGAACCACGTCCAGAACACCCTGCGCAAGCTCCAGCTGCACAACCGCGTGGAGCTGGTCCGCTACGCCATCGAGCGCGGGCTGGACGAGTAG
- the macS gene encoding MacS family sensor histidine kinase — translation MDRVARAAQQVDDQFYRVFTVLRAITLAYAVGVNAARWRDFEHPTAAWVLIGVMVVWSGLVTWLYEPRRRRGWVFIADMVVTVTLLRSTEYVHTDEMLASSTNTLTTYWVTTVVLCWAVHWGVTGGLLGTAIVQSVDVTLRPGIDSSTVGNIFLMVLAAMLVGYCAHVLRVAAVGRVEAERAAAVAAERERLARAVHDGVLQVLALVQRRGRELGGEAAELGRLAGEQEVELRRLIQSRSLGPDPTVAGSGGLVDLGRALDELGTAAVTVATPSRPVLLPADVVEEVVAAVRACCVNTRMHAGPGALVWILLEEGRDEVVVSVRDDGPGIPPGRLVEAVGEGRLGVTQSIQGRIRDLGGVATLLEDGAQGCEWELRVPASGLGEDASER, via the coding sequence GTGGACCGGGTCGCACGGGCCGCGCAGCAGGTGGACGACCAGTTCTACCGGGTCTTCACCGTGCTCCGTGCGATCACGCTCGCGTACGCCGTCGGGGTCAACGCCGCCCGCTGGCGCGACTTCGAGCACCCGACGGCGGCGTGGGTCCTGATCGGCGTGATGGTGGTCTGGTCGGGGCTCGTGACGTGGCTGTACGAGCCGCGCCGCCGCCGGGGCTGGGTGTTCATCGCGGACATGGTCGTGACCGTCACGCTGCTGCGCTCCACGGAGTACGTCCACACCGACGAGATGCTCGCCTCGAGCACGAACACGCTGACGACCTACTGGGTGACCACGGTCGTGCTGTGCTGGGCGGTGCACTGGGGCGTCACCGGTGGACTGCTCGGCACGGCGATCGTGCAGAGCGTCGACGTCACCTTGCGGCCCGGGATCGACTCGTCGACCGTCGGCAACATCTTCCTCATGGTGCTGGCCGCGATGCTGGTGGGCTACTGCGCCCACGTGCTGCGGGTGGCGGCCGTGGGTCGTGTGGAGGCCGAGCGCGCGGCCGCGGTGGCGGCCGAGCGTGAGCGGCTCGCGCGCGCGGTGCACGACGGGGTCCTCCAGGTGCTCGCCCTGGTGCAGCGGCGCGGCCGCGAGCTCGGGGGCGAGGCGGCCGAGCTGGGGCGTCTCGCGGGGGAGCAGGAGGTGGAGCTGCGCCGGCTGATCCAGTCGCGGTCGCTGGGTCCCGACCCGACGGTCGCGGGCTCGGGTGGTCTCGTCGACCTGGGCCGTGCGCTCGACGAGCTCGGGACCGCCGCGGTCACCGTCGCCACCCCGAGCCGCCCGGTGCTGCTGCCCGCGGACGTCGTCGAGGAGGTCGTCGCCGCCGTCCGCGCCTGCTGCGTGAACACCCGGATGCACGCGGGGCCGGGGGCGCTGGTCTGGATCCTGCTGGAGGAGGGCCGCGACGAGGTCGTGGTCAGCGTCCGCGACGACGGGCCGGGGATCCCGCCCGGCCGCCTCGTCGAGGCCGTCGGCGAGGGCCGGCTCGGCGTGACGCAGTCGATCCAGGGTCGGATCCGCGACCTCGGCGGTGTCGCGACCCTGCTCGAGGACGGCGCGCAGGGCTGCGAGTGGGAGCTGCGCGTCCCGGCGAGCGGGCTAGGCGAGGACGCCTCGGAGCGATAA
- a CDS encoding lysophospholipid acyltransferase family protein, translating into MTYWLLKFVFLGPLLKLVFRPWVSGAEKVPLEGPVILASNHLSYADWLFMPLVVPRRVTFVAKAEYFHTPGIKGRFQKTFFSSTGQVPIDRTGGRASEGALRTQLRLLRKGEVCGIYPEGTRSGDGRLYRGRTGVARLALESGVPVIPVAVTNTNVIAPPGKVFGRFARPGVTFGRPLDFSRYDGMADDRYILRAVTDEIMYEIMRLSGQEYVDRYASRSKNVEPTEPGPDVSDLPKAS; encoded by the coding sequence TTGACCTACTGGCTGCTCAAGTTCGTGTTCCTCGGACCCCTGCTGAAGCTCGTCTTCCGGCCGTGGGTCTCGGGGGCCGAGAAGGTCCCGCTCGAGGGACCGGTGATTCTGGCGAGCAACCACCTCTCCTACGCCGACTGGCTGTTCATGCCGTTGGTGGTGCCGCGCCGCGTGACGTTCGTGGCGAAGGCCGAGTACTTCCACACGCCCGGGATCAAGGGGCGTTTCCAGAAGACGTTCTTCTCCTCGACGGGGCAGGTCCCGATCGACCGGACCGGTGGCCGCGCGTCCGAGGGTGCGCTGCGCACGCAGCTGCGTCTGCTGCGCAAGGGCGAGGTGTGCGGCATCTACCCGGAGGGCACGCGCTCGGGCGACGGCCGGCTGTACCGCGGGCGGACCGGCGTGGCGCGCCTCGCCCTCGAGTCCGGGGTGCCGGTGATCCCGGTGGCGGTCACGAACACCAACGTGATCGCACCGCCGGGCAAGGTGTTCGGACGCTTCGCGCGGCCGGGCGTGACGTTCGGTCGGCCGCTGGACTTCAGCCGGTACGACGGGATGGCGGACGACCGCTACATCCTGCGCGCGGTCACCGACGAGATCATGTACGAGATCATGCGTCTGTCCGGGCAGGAGTACGTCGACCGCTACGCGTCGCGGTCGAAGAACGTCGAGCCGACCGAGCCCGGCCCGGACGTGAGCGACCTGCCGAAGGCCTCCTAG